One window from the genome of Oligoflexus sp. encodes:
- a CDS encoding flagellar basal body P-ring protein FlgI, whose amino-acid sequence MKNMLRSQRVWLWILRFLVLVFTTPVALGQAVRIKDLANLRGDRTNTLMGYGLVVGLNKTGDSAASLTTNKAVNTLLGRLGMTPDNPQVTSQAIASVIVTAELPAFANVGDRIDVRLSVLADATSLAGGTLLMTQLRAGDGEVYAVAEGAIIVGQASGKGARILTVARIADGGTIEREFAPALVKNNAIDLNLRQPDFTTSDRVSQTINQHFRMFLATSVNAAQVKVLVPEDYQAKLTSFIAEIEGLTVEPDQKAVVIVNERTGTVVMGGDVKISDVVVSHNGLSIEVGSGKNAKKESVVPVQGTTIGDLVKSLNQMGVKPEDLVSILQSLHASGALKADIKLL is encoded by the coding sequence ATGAAAAATATGCTGCGCTCCCAACGTGTCTGGCTTTGGATTCTGCGCTTTCTCGTGCTGGTCTTCACCACGCCGGTGGCTTTGGGCCAGGCGGTTCGCATCAAAGACCTCGCCAATCTTCGCGGTGATCGCACCAATACGCTCATGGGATATGGGCTGGTGGTCGGTCTTAATAAAACAGGTGATTCAGCGGCCTCATTAACGACCAACAAAGCGGTCAACACGCTGCTCGGACGTTTGGGAATGACGCCGGATAATCCCCAGGTGACTTCGCAGGCGATCGCTTCAGTGATCGTGACCGCCGAGCTGCCCGCGTTCGCCAACGTCGGTGATCGCATCGATGTGCGTTTGTCCGTGCTTGCCGATGCCACGAGTCTTGCCGGTGGAACCCTTCTCATGACCCAGCTCAGAGCCGGTGACGGCGAGGTTTACGCCGTAGCCGAAGGGGCCATCATCGTTGGCCAGGCCAGTGGCAAAGGTGCCAGAATTTTGACAGTTGCGCGCATCGCGGACGGTGGTACGATCGAACGCGAATTCGCACCGGCCCTGGTGAAGAACAATGCGATTGATCTGAACTTGCGCCAGCCCGATTTTACAACGAGTGATCGGGTCAGCCAGACGATCAATCAGCACTTTCGCATGTTCCTGGCCACATCAGTGAATGCCGCACAGGTCAAGGTCCTGGTGCCGGAAGACTATCAGGCAAAACTGACAAGCTTCATCGCTGAAATCGAAGGCTTGACCGTGGAACCCGATCAGAAAGCGGTCGTCATCGTCAATGAACGCACTGGCACTGTGGTGATGGGGGGGGATGTTAAAATCAGTGATGTTGTGGTATCCCATAATGGGCTGAGCATTGAAGTCGGTTCCGGAAAGAATGCGAAGAAGGAAAGCGTGGTCCCTGTGCAGGGCACAACCATCGGTGATTTGGTGAAGAGTTTGAATCAGATGGGTGTGAAGCCGGAGGACCTTGTGAGCATACTGCAGTCCCTGCATGCGTCCGGCGCATTGAAAGCGGACATCAAACTCCTGTGA
- a CDS encoding rod-binding protein, with protein MTAIDKVASYAMDSANFDRFSQVNQKTTENVEAIKKLADEFEGIFLEIVLKSMRETIDKTQMTDGGNGEQIFQSMLDSEYAKNLANQRTTGLAASIEQHLLGMMGETKVSDVMQKAAGMAQYNKAK; from the coding sequence ATGACGGCTATCGACAAGGTTGCCAGTTATGCAATGGATTCAGCGAATTTCGACCGATTTTCCCAGGTTAACCAGAAGACCACGGAAAACGTCGAAGCCATCAAAAAATTAGCGGACGAGTTTGAGGGCATTTTTCTCGAAATCGTGTTAAAATCAATGCGAGAGACGATCGATAAAACGCAGATGACGGATGGCGGAAACGGCGAGCAAATTTTCCAATCCATGCTCGACTCGGAATATGCCAAGAATCTTGCGAATCAAAGGACCACTGGATTGGCGGCTTCCATCGAACAGCACCTGCTCGGCATGATGGGGGAAACCAAAGTCTCGGATGTCATGCAGAAAGCTGCAGGCATGGCCCAGTACAACAAGGCCAAGTAA
- the flgM gene encoding flagellar biosynthesis anti-sigma factor FlgM, translating into MDSTKVGPGIASGLTNNAPVQKSKGVQKDLDKLVQNKDSKDKSDFNVNISAKSKEMAEARMKALDIARNTPDIREDKVADLKRRIESGEYKADAGNIADGMMREAIRDELSKNPPEL; encoded by the coding sequence ATGGACAGTACAAAAGTCGGCCCAGGCATCGCTTCCGGTTTGACGAACAATGCTCCCGTTCAAAAGTCCAAAGGGGTTCAGAAGGACCTCGATAAGCTCGTCCAGAACAAGGACAGTAAAGACAAAAGCGATTTCAATGTGAATATCTCCGCGAAGTCGAAGGAAATGGCCGAAGCGCGGATGAAGGCTCTTGATATCGCCCGCAATACTCCGGACATTCGCGAAGACAAGGTCGCCGACCTGAAGCGTCGCATCGAATCGGGTGAATACAAAGCGGATGCGGGCAACATCGCCGATGGCATGATGCGCGAAGCCATTCGCGATGAACTTTCCAAAAATCCCCCGGAACTTTAA
- the flgN gene encoding flagellar export chaperone FlgN, translating into MTPDILVKKMEALGRLCQQLEGALAAFDTVLDRENTAIARSDIHELESITQEKVAFGMGVEDRAQKIRKAIDEFAAYLQIPHSNEPIQLEEILHQLEKNLAGSFDEALATLGGHVKALAAERQRIFPKIEANAYMVKKLLQYHRETYAFWQAVASESEAVYGKTGKAVTAPKKSILTVRT; encoded by the coding sequence ATGACCCCGGACATTCTCGTCAAAAAAATGGAAGCGCTCGGGCGTCTTTGCCAGCAGCTTGAAGGGGCCCTCGCGGCCTTTGATACCGTGCTCGATCGCGAGAACACGGCTATCGCGCGTTCGGATATCCATGAACTGGAAAGCATCACCCAGGAAAAGGTGGCCTTCGGTATGGGCGTCGAAGACAGAGCCCAGAAAATCCGCAAGGCCATCGACGAGTTCGCGGCCTATCTGCAGATTCCGCATTCGAACGAGCCTATTCAGCTGGAAGAAATTCTGCATCAGCTTGAAAAAAATCTCGCTGGCAGCTTCGATGAGGCCCTCGCCACGCTCGGCGGCCACGTCAAAGCCCTGGCCGCCGAGCGGCAGCGCATTTTTCCCAAGATCGAGGCCAACGCCTATATGGTGAAAAAACTTCTGCAGTATCACCGGGAAACCTATGCGTTCTGGCAAGCTGTCGCCAGTGAATCGGAAGCGGTATATGGCAAGACCGGCAAGGCCGTAACGGCTCCGAAAAAGTCCATCCTCACCGTAAGGACGTGA
- the flgK gene encoding flagellar hook-associated protein FlgK, whose translation MGGLFHTLNVGAESLYASRQGVDTAGHNIANAQTEGFSRQRVNLEQRYPSETRGVLIGNGVFVKNITRAHDMYLEKQINDTNQNLGQSTARFEAMKPLEGIYSPELNNTLSNELDRFFNSLQDLSNFPEELTVRTSVRENAQNLVNSFHRIDSSLKMQRDDINQRVAGEVGEVSTLLKEIAKLNIAIKTAETTNSPEVPDLLDQQDKMLRDLTQKIDVNYYRGEHGMVVVRGPQETLLVDRGYEAKFEVVQREGTNLYDVVVIDGSSHQPTVVTEVNKRGRLAGLIQVRDHVIPDMLQHNNAMAATFAEHMNAIHQQGFGIKDFKETTGRNFFDLGGDPANAAANIRLDGMIEESTDAISVASSPNAPGDNVMANQMLRLKEAKLMGDGRSTMQDYYASYVGGFGLDLVRSEQVRKADDTLTQNLSARREAVSGVSMDEEATNLLKWQANFTASSKVITTIDEMLDTVLQLKR comes from the coding sequence ATGGGTGGTCTGTTTCATACCCTTAATGTCGGCGCGGAATCGCTCTATGCCAGCCGCCAGGGTGTGGACACGGCCGGTCATAACATTGCCAATGCGCAGACCGAGGGCTTCTCCCGGCAAAGGGTGAACCTTGAACAACGATATCCCTCGGAAACCCGGGGGGTTCTGATTGGGAACGGTGTGTTCGTCAAGAACATCACGCGTGCCCACGACATGTATTTGGAAAAGCAGATCAACGACACCAACCAGAATCTCGGCCAAAGCACAGCGCGCTTTGAAGCCATGAAACCCCTGGAAGGCATCTATAGCCCCGAGCTGAATAACACGCTGTCGAACGAACTCGACCGCTTCTTCAATTCACTCCAGGACCTCAGTAATTTTCCTGAGGAACTGACCGTTCGAACCTCGGTTCGCGAGAACGCGCAGAACCTTGTGAATTCCTTTCATCGCATTGATTCCAGCCTGAAAATGCAGCGCGATGACATCAACCAAAGGGTGGCTGGTGAAGTCGGCGAGGTCTCGACGCTGCTCAAGGAAATCGCCAAGCTGAATATCGCCATCAAAACCGCGGAAACCACCAACAGCCCCGAGGTTCCCGATCTTTTGGATCAGCAGGATAAAATGCTCCGCGACCTGACCCAGAAGATTGATGTGAACTACTACCGCGGCGAGCATGGAATGGTCGTCGTTCGCGGTCCACAGGAAACGCTCCTCGTCGATCGCGGCTACGAGGCGAAATTCGAAGTGGTCCAGCGCGAGGGCACCAACCTTTACGATGTGGTTGTGATCGACGGTTCCTCTCATCAACCCACCGTGGTCACCGAGGTCAATAAAAGGGGACGGCTCGCCGGTCTGATTCAGGTCCGCGATCATGTGATACCCGACATGCTCCAGCACAATAACGCGATGGCCGCGACTTTCGCCGAGCACATGAATGCGATCCATCAGCAGGGTTTTGGTATCAAAGATTTTAAAGAGACAACCGGCCGTAATTTCTTCGACTTGGGCGGCGATCCCGCGAATGCTGCCGCAAACATCCGTTTGGATGGTATGATCGAAGAGAGCACGGATGCGATTTCCGTCGCCTCATCGCCCAACGCGCCCGGCGATAACGTGATGGCGAACCAGATGCTCCGGCTCAAAGAGGCCAAGCTCATGGGCGATGGCCGCTCCACCATGCAGGACTACTACGCGAGTTATGTCGGCGGCTTCGGTCTCGATCTGGTTCGCTCCGAGCAGGTGAGGAAAGCCGATGACACCCTGACCCAGAATCTGAGCGCGCGCCGTGAAGCGGTCTCCGGTGTGTCGATGGACGAGGAAGCCACCAATCTCCTCAAGTGGCAGGCAAACTTCACCGCCTCGTCCAAGGTGATAACCACGATTGATGAAATGCTCGATACCGTTCTGCAATTGAAACGCTAA
- the flgL gene encoding flagellar hook-associated protein FlgL, translated as MRISDRQRYALANSRVDTAKSDNTVMLEQLSTQKRINRVSDDPIGMGQALKRKTQINNYDQFIKNIEFSKGFLERTEASLQGITENLMRAKELSVSLANSTYGPSSREAAALEIREMIEGVVSLANSTYGNRYLFGGFRTQTPPVSREGGFMGDDGAIFLQIDDGTFRQVNLQARNLFEPSADEREDGHFGMIHTLQILNDALNVNDIQGIQKAMEELDFQLDKTTSYQATLGAIYNAIDETSKKLELNRELTQSDLSRIEDADTYKVTSDFKKTESVLQSTLMASNKLLQPSLMNFLQ; from the coding sequence ATGCGTATCTCGGATCGACAGCGCTATGCCCTGGCCAACTCTCGCGTGGATACCGCGAAGAGTGATAATACAGTCATGCTTGAACAGCTATCGACGCAGAAACGCATCAACCGTGTGTCCGATGATCCGATCGGCATGGGGCAGGCGCTCAAGCGCAAAACGCAGATCAACAACTACGATCAGTTCATCAAGAACATCGAATTTTCCAAAGGCTTTCTGGAACGCACGGAAGCGTCCCTGCAGGGCATTACGGAAAATCTGATGCGCGCCAAGGAACTGTCCGTGAGCCTGGCCAACTCCACCTACGGACCGAGCAGCCGCGAAGCGGCGGCCCTTGAGATTCGCGAGATGATCGAAGGCGTCGTATCCCTGGCCAACTCCACCTATGGCAACCGCTATCTGTTCGGAGGCTTTCGCACGCAGACCCCACCGGTCAGCCGCGAGGGTGGCTTCATGGGCGATGACGGGGCGATCTTCCTCCAGATTGACGATGGCACGTTCCGCCAGGTCAACCTTCAGGCCCGGAATCTTTTCGAGCCCAGCGCCGATGAGCGTGAAGACGGGCACTTTGGAATGATCCATACCCTTCAGATCCTGAACGATGCTTTGAATGTCAATGACATCCAGGGCATTCAAAAGGCGATGGAGGAGCTGGACTTTCAGCTCGATAAGACGACGAGCTACCAGGCGACGCTCGGGGCGATTTATAACGCTATTGACGAAACGTCCAAAAAACTTGAGCTGAATCGGGAGCTGACGCAGTCGGACCTCTCGCGCATTGAGGATGCTGACACCTACAAGGTGACCTCGGATTTCAAGAAAACCGAGAGCGTGCTGCAGAGCACTCTCATGGCTTCGAATAAACTCTTGCAACCGTCATTGATGAATTTCTTGCAGTAA
- the csrA gene encoding carbon storage regulator CsrA has product MLVLTRKVGEGISIGDDIKIVVMQIKGKQVRLGIKASPSTVVHREEVYQRIQDENRQASTTEVDSVEQAAEMFGDTDIQNTASPLKKVTRVARKTDPKKS; this is encoded by the coding sequence GTGCTTGTTCTAACGCGAAAGGTCGGCGAGGGAATCTCGATCGGCGACGACATCAAAATCGTGGTCATGCAGATCAAAGGCAAACAGGTCCGTCTTGGCATCAAGGCGAGTCCCAGCACAGTGGTTCACCGCGAGGAAGTCTATCAGCGGATCCAGGATGAAAACCGCCAGGCCTCGACCACCGAAGTCGACAGCGTGGAGCAGGCTGCCGAAATGTTTGGGGACACGGACATACAAAATACCGCCTCGCCCTTGAAAAAGGTGACCCGGGTCGCCCGGAAAACGGACCCTAAGAAGTCCTAG
- the fliW gene encoding flagellar assembly protein FliW — MIKVKTTRFGDIEIDEKDVITLPSGIIGFPELKQYVLLDHDQDSPFKWLQSLEDGAIAFVMINPMLFKPDYLVEVNEAEVGDLEIETEEDAVVSVIITMPSDPQKMTANLKAPVIFNLKNRKGRQVILNNSEYTTRHNIMEEMRKHSANAEQQSLQNVIDQAREQKAEPQVSKAEKK, encoded by the coding sequence TTGATCAAGGTTAAGACCACCAGATTCGGTGATATAGAGATCGATGAGAAGGACGTGATCACCCTTCCCTCCGGCATCATCGGCTTTCCCGAACTGAAACAGTACGTGCTTCTGGATCACGATCAGGATTCGCCCTTCAAATGGTTGCAATCACTGGAAGACGGCGCGATCGCCTTCGTCATGATCAACCCCATGCTCTTCAAGCCGGATTATCTGGTGGAAGTGAATGAGGCCGAGGTCGGGGATCTGGAGATCGAAACGGAAGAGGACGCGGTGGTTTCGGTGATTATCACCATGCCGAGCGATCCGCAGAAGATGACGGCGAACCTCAAGGCCCCCGTAATTTTCAATCTGAAGAACCGCAAGGGTCGTCAGGTGATTCTGAACAATTCGGAATACACGACCCGTCATAATATTATGGAAGAGATGCGCAAGCATTCGGCCAACGCCGAACAGCAGTCTCTGCAGAATGTTATTGATCAGGCCCGTGAGCAGAAAGCCGAGCCTCAGGTCAGTAAAGCGGAAAAGAAATAA
- a CDS encoding aminotransferase class IV has translation MAGLVSVNGQVREAAEAFIPAQDRGFLFGDAVYEMIAAREGRLIDFAAHVARLRRAAGKTRIPMPWTDAELRFECEHLLGLAKFPHAALRVMITRGTSGTLRVEPGMQPNRYIFCAPAALPAPAQYETGLQLKTKKHPLNPRGEQLKSPFYLHAATAQVEAQAEGYDDVLWMNADSEFTETGSANIFLISRDGDLVEIATPPPSAGILCGITRARVIELLERSQIPVTERSLTLDELPRFDEGFVTSSLRGPFPISRIDKHRLHSTRPQAVFQHILRLYRSWESHEGEGDQGEGSPLN, from the coding sequence ATGGCTGGACTTGTTTCGGTGAATGGTCAAGTGAGAGAGGCCGCAGAAGCCTTTATCCCCGCGCAGGATCGGGGTTTTCTCTTCGGTGACGCCGTCTATGAAATGATTGCCGCGCGCGAGGGACGCTTGATTGATTTTGCGGCCCATGTGGCCCGTCTCCGGCGGGCGGCCGGGAAAACCCGGATTCCCATGCCCTGGACCGATGCCGAGCTGCGCTTTGAGTGCGAACATCTGCTTGGTCTTGCGAAATTTCCCCACGCAGCTCTGCGCGTTATGATCACGCGCGGCACGAGCGGGACCTTGCGGGTTGAACCGGGAATGCAGCCGAACCGCTATATTTTCTGTGCTCCTGCTGCCCTGCCCGCCCCCGCTCAGTATGAAACCGGCCTTCAGCTGAAGACCAAAAAGCACCCCCTGAATCCACGCGGCGAGCAGCTGAAATCCCCGTTCTATCTGCATGCGGCCACGGCCCAGGTCGAGGCGCAGGCCGAAGGTTATGATGATGTCCTTTGGATGAACGCAGATTCCGAATTTACGGAGACGGGCAGCGCCAATATCTTTCTGATCAGTCGCGACGGGGACCTTGTGGAGATTGCGACACCGCCCCCTAGCGCCGGCATTTTATGCGGCATCACTCGGGCGCGGGTCATCGAACTTTTGGAACGCAGCCAGATCCCAGTGACTGAGCGCAGCCTGACCCTTGACGAACTGCCTCGCTTTGATGAAGGCTTTGTCACGTCCAGTTTACGTGGACCCTTCCCCATCAGCCGCATCGACAAGCATCGACTGCATAGCACAAGGCCCCAGGCCGTTTTTCAGCATATTCTAAGGTTGTATCGAAGCTGGGAAAGTCATGAAGGAGAAGGTGATCAGGGGGAAGGTTCCCCCCTGAACTGA
- the rimO gene encoding 30S ribosomal protein S12 methylthiotransferase RimO, translating to MEVITSQNRKVHLISLGCARNRVDSEVMLGSMLADQWSVTDDAEEADTIIVNTCGFIEAAKEESVQTILEAAEIKKTKPDMKLVVAGCLTQRYKKQLVEGLPEVDLFVGTDEFPQIANFLNEELPQGTVKAKRTHYLYDGSLPKKNTLSASAAYVKVAEGCQHNCAFCIIPAIRGKLRSRPIPNVVQEVKNLADQGVKEINLIAQDLAAYGRDWGESDLLPLLRQLVEIEGIEWIRLLYVYPENISDEFVEFFANHPKICKYLDIPVQHASDEILQKMNRGVTRHDLRQAFTRLRERVPGIAIRTSVMVGFPGETEEQFLELKEFVEEMRFEHLGCFIYSQEEGTVAGRMPNQVPEEVKARRQAEIMELQKELSRENMQKFVGQTLPVLVKGLSEESELLAEGRLSIQAPEVDGVVYINEGDFKPGTIQMVRITEAHDYDLVGKIVD from the coding sequence ATGGAAGTCATAACTTCCCAAAATCGGAAAGTCCATCTCATTTCACTAGGCTGCGCGCGCAACCGGGTCGATTCAGAAGTGATGTTGGGTTCCATGCTGGCCGACCAATGGTCGGTGACGGACGATGCCGAGGAAGCGGATACGATAATCGTCAATACCTGTGGTTTTATCGAGGCGGCGAAAGAGGAGAGTGTGCAAACCATTCTCGAAGCGGCCGAGATTAAAAAAACCAAACCCGATATGAAACTGGTCGTCGCAGGCTGCCTGACCCAGCGCTATAAAAAGCAGCTGGTCGAAGGCCTGCCTGAAGTTGACCTCTTCGTGGGAACCGATGAATTTCCTCAGATCGCCAACTTCCTGAACGAGGAACTTCCCCAAGGGACTGTGAAGGCCAAGCGCACGCATTACCTTTACGATGGTTCCCTGCCCAAGAAAAACACCCTGTCCGCATCGGCGGCTTATGTGAAAGTCGCCGAAGGCTGTCAGCACAACTGCGCCTTCTGCATCATCCCTGCGATCCGCGGCAAACTCCGCTCCCGCCCCATTCCGAATGTGGTGCAGGAAGTGAAGAACCTCGCGGATCAGGGTGTGAAGGAAATCAATCTGATCGCCCAGGACCTGGCCGCCTATGGTCGCGACTGGGGTGAGTCGGACCTTCTGCCGCTTCTGCGCCAGCTGGTCGAGATCGAGGGCATCGAGTGGATCCGTCTGCTCTATGTATACCCCGAAAACATCAGTGATGAATTCGTCGAATTCTTCGCGAATCATCCGAAGATCTGCAAATACCTCGATATTCCCGTTCAGCATGCGAGCGATGAGATCTTGCAAAAGATGAATCGCGGCGTGACGCGCCATGATCTGCGCCAGGCCTTTACCCGCCTGCGCGAACGTGTTCCGGGCATCGCCATCCGCACCTCGGTGATGGTGGGCTTCCCCGGCGAAACGGAAGAGCAGTTCCTGGAACTGAAAGAATTCGTCGAAGAAATGCGCTTTGAACACCTGGGCTGCTTCATTTATTCCCAGGAAGAGGGTACAGTCGCTGGCCGTATGCCGAATCAGGTTCCCGAGGAAGTGAAGGCCCGTCGCCAGGCGGAGATCATGGAACTCCAGAAGGAACTGTCGCGGGAGAACATGCAGAAATTTGTCGGGCAGACCCTTCCCGTTCTGGTGAAAGGTCTTTCCGAGGAGTCCGAGCTGCTCGCCGAAGGTCGCCTGTCGATCCAGGCCCCCGAAGTCGACGGCGTCGTCTATATCAACGAAGGTGATTTCAAACCCGGCACGATCCAGATGGTCCGCATCACTGAGGCCCATGACTACGATCTGGTCGGAAAAATAGTGGATTGA
- a CDS encoding carboxymuconolactone decarboxylase family protein, which produces MKTSALEPTYIFSEAEAKAKSPLAAEFLDERSRLNGIVNEADNKLLKRIYNVDTNAYLEGALPAKTKELMGLVASATLRCDDCINYHVIQAWRLGCTREEQEESINVATVVGGTIVIPHLRRAYALLQELYS; this is translated from the coding sequence ATGAAGACGTCAGCTTTAGAACCGACATATATTTTTTCGGAAGCCGAAGCCAAGGCCAAAAGCCCACTCGCGGCCGAGTTCTTGGATGAGCGCAGCCGATTGAATGGCATTGTGAATGAAGCGGATAACAAGCTTCTGAAGCGCATCTACAACGTCGATACCAATGCGTATTTGGAAGGGGCTCTGCCGGCCAAGACCAAGGAGCTCATGGGACTGGTGGCATCGGCAACTCTGCGTTGCGATGATTGCATCAACTATCATGTGATTCAGGCCTGGCGTTTGGGTTGCACACGCGAGGAGCAGGAAGAATCCATCAACGTTGCCACTGTAGTCGGTGGTACGATTGTGATTCCACACCTTCGCCGTGCGTATGCACTTTTGCAGGAACTCTATAGCTGA
- the rho gene encoding transcription termination factor Rho: MNLKELKERRISDLNKLARELGVEGSSSMRKQDLIFALLQAQSERGGVIYGEGVLETLPDGFGFLRAPDYNYLPGPDDIYVSPSQIRRFNLRTGDTVSGQIRPPKDSERYFALLKVEAVNGAAPDPGFDKILFDNLTPLYPMQKFKMEVGGSNYSTRIIDIMCPIGKGQRALIVAPPRTGKTVLLQNIAHSIEKNHPEAILIVLLIDERPEEVTDMERSVKGEVISSTFDEPAQRHVQVAEMVIEKAKRLVEHKHDVVILLDSITRLARAYNSVVPPSGKILSGGVDSNALHKPKRFFGAARNIEDGGSLTIIATALVDTGSRMDEVIFEEFKGTGNMELVLDRKLAEKRVFPAMDINKSGTRKEELLLPKDVLNRMWILRKLLQPLNTVDAMEFLLNKMEKTNTNQDFLESMNG; the protein is encoded by the coding sequence ATCAACCTGAAGGAGCTGAAAGAGCGCAGGATTTCCGATCTGAACAAACTCGCACGTGAACTGGGCGTCGAAGGCTCGAGCAGCATGCGCAAGCAGGATCTGATCTTCGCTTTGCTGCAGGCTCAGTCGGAACGCGGCGGTGTGATTTACGGTGAGGGCGTCCTGGAAACTCTGCCTGACGGCTTTGGCTTCCTCCGCGCACCGGATTACAACTACCTGCCAGGTCCTGATGATATTTATGTATCGCCTTCGCAGATTCGTCGTTTCAACCTGAGAACCGGTGATACGGTTTCGGGTCAGATTCGTCCGCCGAAAGACAGCGAGCGCTACTTTGCTCTCTTGAAAGTGGAAGCGGTGAACGGCGCGGCTCCGGATCCAGGTTTCGATAAGATCCTGTTCGACAACCTGACCCCGCTTTATCCCATGCAGAAATTCAAGATGGAAGTGGGCGGCTCGAACTATTCGACCCGTATCATCGACATCATGTGTCCGATCGGTAAAGGCCAGCGTGCTCTGATCGTGGCCCCTCCGCGGACCGGTAAAACCGTTCTTCTGCAGAATATTGCTCACTCGATCGAGAAGAACCATCCGGAAGCCATCCTGATCGTCCTCCTCATCGACGAACGCCCCGAAGAAGTGACGGACATGGAACGCTCGGTGAAGGGTGAGGTTATTTCCTCGACCTTTGATGAGCCTGCCCAGCGCCACGTCCAAGTGGCTGAGATGGTGATCGAGAAGGCGAAACGTCTGGTTGAACACAAACATGACGTAGTTATCCTGCTCGATTCGATTACCCGTCTGGCCCGAGCCTATAACTCTGTTGTACCTCCCTCTGGAAAGATTCTTTCAGGTGGTGTAGATTCCAACGCGCTGCACAAACCAAAAAGATTTTTTGGCGCAGCCAGGAATATTGAGGACGGCGGTTCCTTGACCATTATCGCGACGGCCCTTGTGGATACCGGCTCGCGTATGGACGAGGTGATCTTCGAAGAATTCAAAGGTACGGGTAACATGGAACTCGTTTTGGACCGCAAACTGGCGGAAAAACGCGTGTTCCCTGCGATGGACATCAACAAGTCCGGGACTCGTAAGGAAGAGCTGCTCTTGCCTAAAGACGTGCTCAACCGCATGTGGATTCTGCGGAAACTGCTGCAGCCTCTGAACACGGTGGATGCTATGGAATTCCTTCTGAATAAGATGGAGAAGACCAACACCAACCAGGACTTCCTGGAATCCATGAACGGTTAA
- the rpmE gene encoding 50S ribosomal protein L31: MKKEIHPNYQVSNVICACGNKFETRSVKKEIHVEICSSCHPFFTGKQKLMDTAGRIEKFKKKYARS, translated from the coding sequence ATGAAAAAGGAAATTCACCCGAACTATCAGGTTTCCAATGTTATCTGCGCCTGCGGTAACAAATTCGAAACCCGCTCGGTGAAAAAAGAAATCCACGTCGAGATCTGCAGCAGCTGCCACCCCTTCTTCACCGGCAAGCAGAAGCTGATGGATACCGCCGGTCGTATCGAGAAGTTCAAGAAGAAATACGCTCGCAGCTAA